In the genome of Nitrospira japonica, one region contains:
- a CDS encoding fascin domain-containing protein: MNTRSLVTRLLYGACLLAFGCATAEPVPKERGQASISQMDVPVIPDEQPAITEVPAETGEVQERGITRLNPAVLEGKTAVLGTLSTGLTSTYPGEFAFRTSKGYYLTAINGGGRIGDPTVITGATSAGAWEKFKFAIASPPSPYDKTFQTANGNYVTAVNGGGMTANAIHTDATQPRDWERFRLVYMSGHPPTYYGIGTIKGNFLTAVGAGGKYQDALHTDAKQIQAWEQFRIVKCGDPGSGYEYAIMAADGEFLASNNWEGKPGFGLSARPAEAEMKFKLFRQSDGTYALQTANGRTYLTALGGGGQVEKYDRKYYTPDCGGLFGGPCVGGSAPIFHTDATQVQAWEKFRIIDQGNCTYAIQTSSGFFSGIFKDSSGVTLLTTRRDGAPSANEKFQLVVFGLASPAIIQ, from the coding sequence ATGAACACCAGATCGCTCGTGACCAGGTTATTGTACGGTGCCTGTCTGCTCGCGTTCGGCTGCGCCACTGCCGAACCGGTCCCCAAGGAGCGCGGACAGGCGAGCATTTCACAGATGGACGTTCCCGTCATACCAGACGAACAGCCCGCGATTACCGAGGTGCCCGCAGAGACCGGTGAGGTTCAGGAACGCGGAATAACCCGGCTCAATCCCGCCGTGCTGGAGGGCAAGACCGCCGTCCTTGGCACGCTGTCCACTGGTCTGACCAGTACGTACCCAGGTGAGTTTGCCTTCAGGACATCCAAAGGCTATTACCTCACCGCGATCAACGGCGGAGGACGGATCGGCGATCCCACCGTCATTACAGGCGCCACGTCGGCCGGCGCATGGGAGAAATTCAAGTTTGCCATCGCGTCCCCGCCTTCGCCTTACGACAAGACCTTTCAAACAGCAAACGGCAACTATGTGACTGCCGTGAACGGTGGTGGCATGACCGCAAACGCGATCCATACCGATGCCACTCAACCCAGGGATTGGGAACGTTTCCGGCTGGTGTACATGAGCGGCCATCCTCCTACCTATTATGGTATCGGGACGATCAAAGGAAACTTTCTCACGGCTGTCGGCGCCGGAGGGAAGTATCAAGATGCGTTGCACACTGACGCCAAACAGATCCAAGCTTGGGAGCAGTTTAGGATCGTGAAGTGCGGCGATCCTGGGTCCGGCTATGAATACGCGATCATGGCGGCAGACGGAGAATTCTTGGCTTCCAACAATTGGGAAGGAAAACCGGGATTCGGCCTGAGCGCGAGGCCGGCCGAAGCGGAAATGAAATTCAAGCTGTTCCGCCAGAGCGATGGCACGTACGCCCTGCAAACCGCGAATGGCCGGACCTACCTCACCGCCCTCGGCGGCGGCGGGCAGGTCGAGAAATACGATAGGAAATATTACACGCCGGACTGTGGGGGGCTTTTCGGAGGTCCTTGCGTCGGCGGCTCCGCTCCCATTTTCCACACCGACGCTACGCAGGTTCAGGCATGGGAGAAATTCCGGATCATCGATCAAGGCAATTGCACCTATGCGATTCAGACTTCGAGCGGTTTCTTTTCCGGGATATTCAAGGATTCATCCGGCGTCACCTTACTGACCACGCGTCGCGACGGGGCGCCGTCCGCCAATGAAAAATTCCAACTGGTCGTCTTCGGCCTGGCATCGCCGGCTATTATCCAGTAA